A single region of the Selenomonas sp. oral taxon 920 genome encodes:
- a CDS encoding TAXI family TRAP transporter solute-binding subunit has translation MNISTVKKILAAGAVLVFSAALLTGCGGDSASSGDKKFLNIGTGGTAGTYYPIGGAIAEVLNKDIPGMNASAQSTGASVANINMLRDGAVDLATVQNDITYYAVNGTEMFKDKKVDGLQGIASLYPETCQFVTLQSSGIKSLSELKGKRVAVGAAGSGVEANVRQILAAYGVSYDDIDAQFLSFAEGASALKDGNVDVAVLTAGYPTASVQDIASQNPVRLLPVEEKIADGLIAQYPFYTKTVIPAGTYAGFDEAVPSVSVMAMLVAGPSVNADLGYSITKAIFSNLDRLQAAHAVGKQITKDTAKAGMSLPMNAGAEKYFNEK, from the coding sequence ATGAATATCTCTACCGTAAAGAAAATTCTTGCGGCAGGCGCGGTCCTTGTATTCTCTGCCGCGCTTCTCACCGGCTGCGGCGGCGACTCCGCATCGTCGGGAGACAAGAAGTTCCTCAACATCGGAACAGGCGGCACGGCAGGTACGTACTACCCCATCGGCGGCGCGATTGCCGAGGTGCTGAACAAGGACATCCCGGGCATGAACGCGAGTGCACAGAGCACGGGTGCGTCGGTTGCGAACATCAATATGCTGCGTGATGGTGCGGTCGACCTTGCGACGGTGCAGAACGACATCACCTACTACGCGGTGAACGGTACGGAGATGTTCAAGGACAAGAAGGTGGACGGACTGCAGGGCATCGCCTCGCTCTATCCGGAGACCTGCCAGTTTGTGACGCTCCAGTCCTCCGGCATCAAGAGTCTCTCAGAGCTCAAGGGCAAGCGTGTTGCCGTAGGAGCTGCAGGCTCGGGCGTAGAGGCGAATGTGCGCCAGATTCTCGCAGCATACGGCGTCAGCTATGACGATATCGACGCGCAGTTCCTCTCGTTTGCCGAGGGCGCAAGTGCGCTGAAGGACGGCAACGTGGATGTCGCCGTCCTCACGGCGGGCTACCCAACCGCATCGGTGCAGGACATCGCTTCTCAGAACCCCGTGCGTCTGCTCCCCGTGGAGGAAAAAATTGCGGACGGGCTGATCGCGCAGTATCCGTTCTACACGAAGACCGTCATCCCCGCAGGAACGTATGCGGGCTTTGATGAGGCTGTTCCGAGTGTCTCCGTCATGGCGATGCTCGTCGCGGGACCCTCAGTGAATGCCGACCTCGGCTACAGCATCACGAAGGCGATCTTCTCGAACCTCGACCGTCTGCAGGCTGCGCATGCTGTCGGCAAGCAGATTACGAAGGACACGGCGAAGGCGGGGATGTCCCTG